A window of the Henckelia pumila isolate YLH828 chromosome 3, ASM3356847v2, whole genome shotgun sequence genome harbors these coding sequences:
- the LOC140886170 gene encoding protein SET DOMAIN GROUP 40 isoform X3: MEEEKEANLRNFLEWAASLGISDSPDPRSPSPSCLGHSLSISHFPQAGGRGFAAVRDIKKGELILRVPKAALLTADAVISKEYKLSAALDKYPLLSSTQILSIALLHEVSKGRSSWWYPYITQIPRSYDLLFNFNQLEIEALQIDDAIWTTEKAVHKCKMEWEEASPLMSELHLKPQFVTYQAWLWASATVLLSYGTYTNLELLEHYGFLLHENPSDKAFIPLEPEMFSLYNGQRESLYISHDGKPSFSLLMTARLWVTPRSKRKSIKHIVCSGFQISVENEEFVLKWIVEKCRLLLSGYATSIEEDELLLCSLEEIQNYNKLSENREASAAPKDEIWRILESNNVERGELCGKLNISLKTRRSIDRWKLAVQWRRNYKKILFNCISQCDKILDINFC, from the exons atggaagaagaaaaggaagCAAATCTCAGAAACTTTTTGGAGTGGGCTGCATCGCTTGGGATCTCTGATTCACCCGATCCCCGCTCCCCTTCTCCTTCTTGTCTCGGCCATTCTCTCTCCATTTCCCATTTCCCACAAGCCGGCGG GAGGGGTTTTGCCGCAGTGCGTGATATAAAGAAGGGCGAGTTAATTCTGAGAGTTCCGAAGGCTGCGTTGCTGACTGCTGATGCTGTAATTAGCAAAGAATACAAGTTATCTGCTGCTCTGGACAAATACCCATTACTTTCTTCTACTCAG ATATTGTCCATTGCTTTATTACATGAAGTGAGCAAGGGAAGGAGTTCTTGGTGGTACCCTTACATAACACAGATACCTCGAAGTTATGACTTGCTCTTTAATTTTAACCAGTTAGAGATAGAAGCTTTACAG ATAGATGATGCAATCTGGACTACAGAGAAGGCCGTTCACAAATGTAAAATGGAGTGGGAAGAAGCTAGTCCCCTTATGAGTGAATTGCATCTCAAGCCTCAGTTTGTGACGTATCAGGCATGGCTATGGGCTTCTGCGACT GTTCTTCTAAGCTACGGCACATACACAAATCTGGAGCTTCTTGAACACTATGGATTCCTTCTCCATGAAAACCCAAGCGACAAAGCGTTTATCCCCTTAGAACCTGAAATGTTCTCCCTTTATAACGGGCAAAGAGAATCACTCTACATTTCTCATGATGGGAAACCGTCCTTTTCGCTACTCATGACTGCTCGTTTGTGGGTGACCCCTCGTAGCAAACGCAAATCGATTAAACACATCGTTTGCTCAGGTTTTCAAATTTCGGTGGAAAATGAGGAGTTTGTCTTGAAATGGATAGTGGAGAAATGTCGCCTATTGTTAAGTGGTTACGCTACTTCAATAGAAGAAGACGAGCTACTGCTCTGTAGTCTCGAGGAAATTCAAAATTATAACAAGTTGTCGGAGAATAGAGAGGCATCAGCTGCTCCAAAAGATGAAATCTGGCGCATCTTGGAGAGTAACAATGTGGAGAGAGGTGAACTTTGTGGCAAGCTGAATATTTCTCTAAAGACAAGAAGGTCCATTGATAGGTGGAAATTAGCTGTTCAGTGGAGACGTAATTACaagaagattttatttaattgcaTTTCACAATGTGATAAGATACTGGACATTAATTTTTGTTAA
- the LOC140886170 gene encoding protein SET DOMAIN GROUP 40 isoform X2, with product MEEEKEANLRNFLEWAASLGISDSPDPRSPSPSCLGHSLSISHFPQAGGRGFAAVRDIKKGELILRVPKAALLTADAVISKEYKLSAALDKYPLLSSTQILSIALLHEVSKGRSSWWYPYITQIPRSYDLLFNFNQLEIEALQIDDAIWTTEKAVHKCKMEWEEASPLMSELHLKPQFVTYQAWLWASATISSRTMYIPWNTAGCLCPVGDFFNYAPPGEESDDSGNSSTCGSDSFSNTLSSCEGDTNTFSTQELIEENQDRLIDAGYSETASSYCFYARINYTRGDQVLLSYGTYTNLELLEHYGFLLHENPSDKAFIPLEPEMFSLYNGQRESLYISHDGKPSFSLLMTARLWVTPRSKRKSIKHIVCSGFQISVENEEFVLKWIVEKCRLLLSGYATSIEEDELLLCSLEEIQNYNKLSENREASAAPKDEIWRILESNNVERGELCGKLNISLKTRRSIDRWKLAVQWRRNYKKILFNCISQCDKILDINFC from the exons atggaagaagaaaaggaagCAAATCTCAGAAACTTTTTGGAGTGGGCTGCATCGCTTGGGATCTCTGATTCACCCGATCCCCGCTCCCCTTCTCCTTCTTGTCTCGGCCATTCTCTCTCCATTTCCCATTTCCCACAAGCCGGCGG GAGGGGTTTTGCCGCAGTGCGTGATATAAAGAAGGGCGAGTTAATTCTGAGAGTTCCGAAGGCTGCGTTGCTGACTGCTGATGCTGTAATTAGCAAAGAATACAAGTTATCTGCTGCTCTGGACAAATACCCATTACTTTCTTCTACTCAG ATATTGTCCATTGCTTTATTACATGAAGTGAGCAAGGGAAGGAGTTCTTGGTGGTACCCTTACATAACACAGATACCTCGAAGTTATGACTTGCTCTTTAATTTTAACCAGTTAGAGATAGAAGCTTTACAG ATAGATGATGCAATCTGGACTACAGAGAAGGCCGTTCACAAATGTAAAATGGAGTGGGAAGAAGCTAGTCCCCTTATGAGTGAATTGCATCTCAAGCCTCAGTTTGTGACGTATCAGGCATGGCTATGGGCTTCTGCGACT ATATCATCACGGACCATGTATATACCTTGGAATACTGCGGGGTGCTTATGCCCTGTGGGAGATTTCTTTAATTATGCCCCACCTGGAGAAGAATCTGATGATTCAGGAAATTCAAGTACTTGTGGGAGTGACTCTTTTTCAAACACTCTCTCTTCCTGCGAAGGAGACACAAATACATTTTCAACTCAAGAGCTGATTGAAGAAAACCAAGATAGGTTGATAGATGCTGGTTATAGTGAAACAGCTTCTAGTTATTGCTTTTACGCTAGAATAAATTATACGAGAGGAGATCAG GTTCTTCTAAGCTACGGCACATACACAAATCTGGAGCTTCTTGAACACTATGGATTCCTTCTCCATGAAAACCCAAGCGACAAAGCGTTTATCCCCTTAGAACCTGAAATGTTCTCCCTTTATAACGGGCAAAGAGAATCACTCTACATTTCTCATGATGGGAAACCGTCCTTTTCGCTACTCATGACTGCTCGTTTGTGGGTGACCCCTCGTAGCAAACGCAAATCGATTAAACACATCGTTTGCTCAGGTTTTCAAATTTCGGTGGAAAATGAGGAGTTTGTCTTGAAATGGATAGTGGAGAAATGTCGCCTATTGTTAAGTGGTTACGCTACTTCAATAGAAGAAGACGAGCTACTGCTCTGTAGTCTCGAGGAAATTCAAAATTATAACAAGTTGTCGGAGAATAGAGAGGCATCAGCTGCTCCAAAAGATGAAATCTGGCGCATCTTGGAGAGTAACAATGTGGAGAGAGGTGAACTTTGTGGCAAGCTGAATATTTCTCTAAAGACAAGAAGGTCCATTGATAGGTGGAAATTAGCTGTTCAGTGGAGACGTAATTACaagaagattttatttaattgcaTTTCACAATGTGATAAGATACTGGACATTAATTTTTGTTAA
- the LOC140886170 gene encoding retrovirus-related Pol polyprotein from transposon TNT 1-94 isoform X1, protein MDSGATWHMTSRREWFDQYEPVSGGSVFMGNDHALEIAGVGTIKIKMFDGTIRTIQEVRHVKGLTKNLLSLGQLDDIGCKTRIEKGIMKIVKGALVVMKAKKVAANLYVLLGETHKEAELAVASIGSGEESTVLWHRKLGHMSERGMKILSERKLLPGLTKVTLPFCEHCVTSKQHRLKFGTSTAKSKGILELIHSDVWQAPMVSLGGARYFVSFIDDFSTRCWVYPIKKKSNVFEVFKVFKARVELDSDKKIKCLRTDNGGEYTSDEFDAFCQHEGIKRQFTTAYTPQQNGVAERMNRTLLDRTRAMLSNAGLPKSFWAEAVKTASYIINRSPSVAIDLKTPMEVWTGKPADYSRLHTFGSPVYVLYNEQERSKLDFKSRKCIFLGYADGVKGFRLWDPTVHKLIISRDVIFEEDKVKGDKGILNSKTTIIQVENKTDKDQVSCEAVPEHEEQEPVESEVSKVRQSTRERRPPGWLSDYVTESNIAYCLLTEDGESSSFHEATQSSDVSLWMTAMQEELEALDRNKTWNLVTLPRGRKAIGNRWVYKIKRDGNNQVERYRARLVVKGYAQKEGIDFNEIFSPVVRLSTVRVVLALCAVFNLHLEQLDVKTAFLHDDLEEEIYMLQPEGFAEKGKENLVCRLNKSLYGLKQAPRCWYKRFDFYIMSLGYNRLSADPCTYFKRSGDNDYIILLLYMDDMLVAGPNKDRVQELKAQLAREFDMKDLGPANKILGMQVHRDRSNRKIWLSQKNYLKKVLQRFNMQDSKPVSTPLPINFKLSSEMCPSSEAEKMEMSRVPYASAVVSLMFAMICTRPDIAQAVGAVSRYMTNPGQEHWSTVKRILGYIKGTSKAALCFGGSDFTLRGYVDSDYAGDPDKRKSTTGYVFTVAGGAVSWVSKLQTVVALSTTEAEYMAATQACKEAIWIKRLLEELGHKQEKIPLFCDSQSALHIARNPVFHSRTKHIGVQFHFVREVVEEGSVDMLKIHTKDNIADILTKPVSTEKFEWCRSSSGLAET, encoded by the coding sequence atggattcaggagcgacgtggcatatgacgtcaaggagagaatggtttgatcagtatgaaccagtctcaggaggatctgtattcatgggaaatgatcatgccttggaaatcgctggggtcggtaccataaaaatcaaaatgtttgatggtactattcgcaccatacaggaggtacgacatgtgaagggtctgacaaaaaatcttttgtctttggggcaattggatgatattgggtgcaaaacCCGTATCGAAAAAGGGatcatgaagattgtgaaaggcgcgcttgtggttatgaaggcgaaaaaggttgctgcaaatctttatgtattgttgggggaaacacacaaagaagcggaactagctgttgcatcaattggttcgggagaagaatcaacagtgttgtggcatagaaagcttggacatatgtcagaacgaggaatgaagattctctctGAACGGAAGCTGTTGCCAGGGCTTACAAAAGTGACTTTacccttttgtgagcattgtgttaccaGTAAACAACACAGATTGAAGTTTGGCACGTCTACTGCCAAGAGCAAAGGAATATTGGAGctgattcattctgatgtttggcaagcaccgatggtatccctaggaggagcgagatactttgtctcgttcattgatgatttctctacgagatgttgggtgtatccaatcaagaagaagtcaaatgttttcgaagtcttcaaagttttcaaagcacgggttgaacttgattctgataagaaaatcaagtgtttgaggactgacaatggaggagaatataccAGTGATGAATTTGATGCATTCTGTCAGCATGAGGGCATCAAAAGACAGTTCACGACGGCTTACACGCCTCAACAGAATGGAGTGGCGGAGCGGATGaacagaactttgttggacagaacaagggccatgttgagtaatgcgggtctaccaaagtcattttgggcagaagcagtcaaaaccgcttcttacatcatcaatcgttctccttcagtggcgattgatttgaagactccgATGGAGGTGTGGACTGGCAAGCCAGCTGATTATTCTCGGTTACATACATTTGGAAGTCCGGTGTACGTTTTGTACAATGAGCAAGAAAGATCGAAGTTGGATTTCAAATCCAGaaagtgtatcttcttgggctatgctgatggagtaaaggggtttcgcttgtgggatcctactgtccacaagcttatcatcagcagggatgttatcttcgaggaagataaagtgaagggaGACAAAGGCATACTGAATTCAAAAACTACTATCATTCAGGTGGAAAATAAGACAGACAaagatcaagtttcttgtgaagcagtaccagagcacgaagaacaagaaccagttgagtctgaggtttccaaagtgaggcagtcaactcgagagagaagaccaccaggttggctttcagattatgtcactgaaagcaacattgcatattgtctattaacagaggatggtgagtcatcgagtttccatgaggctactcaaagctcggatgtatccttgtggatgacagcgatgcaggaagaattggaagcattggACAGAAACAAAACTTGGAATCTTGTTACACTACCACGAGGGAGGAAAGCTATCGGTAACAGATGGGTCTATAAGATCAAGCGTGatggcaataaccaagtggagcggtatcgtgcgagattggttgtcaaagggtacgctcagaaagaaggaattgacttcaatgagatattttctcctgTGGTTCGACTTTCAACAGTCAGGGTAGTATTGGCATTGTGTGCGGTGTTTAACCTACATCTAGAACAGTTAGATGTGAAAACGGCATTTCTTCATGacgatcttgaagaagaaatctatatgctccagccagaaggttttgcagaaaagggcaaagagaacttggtttgcaggttgaacaaatctctgtacggtctcaaacaggcgccgaggtgttggtacaagagatttgatttctatatcatgagccttgggtacaacagactcagtgcagacccttgtacgtatttcaagaggtctggtgataatgattatatcattttattgttgtacatggacgacatgttggtagcaggccccaacaaagatcgggtccaagaattgaaggcacagttggctagggaatttgatatgaaggacttgggaccagcaaacaagattctagggatgcaagttcaccgagacagaagcaacaggaagatttggctttcccagaaaaattatttgaagaaagtcttgcaacgcttcaacatgcaagatagtaagccagtttcaacccctcttcctattaacttcaagttatcttctgagatgtgtcctagcagtgaagcagagaagatggagatgtctcgagtaccgtatgcatcagcagtggTGAGTTTAATGTTCGCCATGATTTGTACAAGACCAGATATTGCACAAGCAGTGGGAGCAGTCAGTCGATATATGACAAATCCTGGACAAGAGCATTGGAGCACGGTTAAGAGGATCCTTGGATACATTAAGGGTACCTCAAAAgctgcattatgttttggaggatcagattttacactcaggggctatgtggattcagactacgcaggtgatccagataagagaaaatctactactggttatgtgtttacagttgcaggaggtgcagtcagctgggtttcaaaactgcaaacagttgtggcattatctacaacggaggcagaatacatggcagctactcaagcttgcaaggaggcaatatggattaaaaggttattggaggagcttgggcacaaacaagaaaagattcctctgttttgtgacagtcagagtgccttgcacattgcaaggaatccagtctttcattccaggactaaacacattggagtACAATTTCACTTTGTACGGGAAGTAGTAGAGGAAGGAAGTGTGGACATGCTGAAGATCCATACGAAGGATAACATAGCTGATATTCTGACCAAGCCAGTGAGCACGGAGAAGTTTGAATGGTGTAGATCCTCAAGTGGCCTCGCAGAAACGTAA